In Mustela nigripes isolate SB6536 chromosome 2, MUSNIG.SB6536, whole genome shotgun sequence, a single window of DNA contains:
- the SH2D3A gene encoding SH2 domain-containing protein 3A isoform X5: protein MERTLPASPGTTAPCPVRARKWSDSQPAGLEHMGRSREDHSEPGASAVPMCALPRMGSDPGLLKTPSPLGSVVDSLRASDGQLHAKAPTKPPRTPSLVLREASECPPTYCELVPRVPSAQGTPLGHTGPETEAPWWEASEEEEEENRSFVRPEAEISFWPPNNPFCLLGPQNRPLEPRVLSTLRDLFLEHHPGSTALHLLLVDCQATGLLGVTKAQRCAMGVASGLELLTLPHGHRLRLELLERHEALALAGALAVLGCAGPLEERAATLRGLVELALALRPGAAGDLPGLAAVMGALLMPQVSRLERTWRQLRRSHTEAALAFEQELKPLMRALDEGAGPCEPGEVALPHVAPAVRLLEGEELPGPLDESCERLLRTLHRARQVARDAPKFREAAARRLRGFRPNPQLREALTTGFVQRLLWGSRGVGAPQDARLEKFQRVLSVLSQRLEPDV, encoded by the exons GAGCCTCCGCTGTGCCCATGTGCGCCCTCCCTCGGATGGGTAGTGACCCCGGGCTGCTGAAGACCCCGTCTCCTCTGGGGTCCGTTGTTGACAGCCTCAGAGCCTCCGATGGGCAGCTTCATGCCAAGGCACCAACCAAGCCACCTCGAACACCCTCACTGGTGCTGCGGGAGGCATCTGAATGCCCCCCAACATACTGTGAGCTGGTGCCCCGAGTGCCCAGTGCCCAAGGAACCCCCCTGGGCCACACAGGCCCAGAGACAGAGGCCCCATGGTGGGAAgccagtgaggaggaggaggaagagaacagaagTTTTGTAAGACCCGAGGCTGAGATCTCTTTCTGGCCCCCTAACAACCCCTTCTGCCTGCTGGGCCCCCAGAATCGGCCCCTGGAACCGAGAGTCCTGAGTACTCTCCGTGACCTATTCCTGGAGCACCATCCTGGGAGCACGGCCCTGCACCTATTATTGGTGGATTGCCAG GCTACAGGCCTCCTAGGAGTGACCAAGGCTCAGCGGTGTGCCATGGGGGTCGCCTCTGGCCTGGAGCTGCTCACACTTCCCCATGGGCATCGCTTGAGGTTGGAACTTCTGGAAAG ACACGAGGCGCTGGCGCTGGCCGGGGCGCTGGCGGTGCTGGGCTGCGCGGGGCCGCTGGAGGAGCGCGCGGCCACCCTGAGGGGCCTGGTGGAGCTGGCCCTGGCGCTGCGGCCAGGGGCGGCCGGGGACCTGCCTGGACTGGCCGCGGTCATGGGGGCCCTGCTCATGCCCCAG GTGTCCCGGCTGGAACGCACGTGGCGCCAGCTCAGAAGGAGCCACACGGAGGCGGCGCTGGCCTTCGAGCAGGAGCTGAAGCCGCTGATGCGGGCACTGGATGAGGGCGCGG GCCCCTGCGAGCCGGGCGAGGTGGCGCTGCCGCACGTGGCACCGGCCGTGCGCCTGCTGGAGGGCGAGGAACTCCCGGGGCCGCTAGACGAGAGCTGCGAGCGGCTGCTGCGCACCCTGCACCGGGCGCGTCAGGTGGCCCGGGATGCGCCCAAGTTCCGTGAGGCAGCAGCCCGGCGCCTACGAG gaTTCCGGCCGAACCCGCAGCTGAGGGAGGCCCTGACCACAGGCTTCGTGCAGAGGCTCCTCTGGGGAAGCCGAGGAGTCGGGGCGCCACAAGACGCACGTCTAGAGAAGTTCCAGCGCGTCCTCAGTGTCCTTTCACAGCGCCTGGAGCCGGATGTTTGA